One Selenomonadales bacterium genomic window, TCGCCGTCGAGTACCGGGAAGTGCGACTCGAAGGTCGCGCGTGGCGCGTTGTACAAAATGCCCAGCGGTATGCGGTCGCCCCACTCCCGCGCGAGCTTAAGCGCAGCGTCCCAATCGCTTGTGTCGTGCCCTTCCACATAGTAGCCGCGCTCTTTGTACCAAGCGTAAGTATTGCGCTTATTAAACGTGACGCAGGGCTGCAAAATGTCTACCAAGGCGTAGCCCGGGTAGGCAATGGCTGCGAGCATTAGCTCTTTAAGCCGCGCCTTGTCGCCTGCAAACCCGCGCGCCACGAACCCTGCTCCCATAACCAGGGCGACTGCCAGCGGTGCAAAGGGCTCTAGGAACACGCCTGCGGGCTGCGCATTGGTGCGCATGCCGATATCGCTCGTCGGGCTGGCTTGGCCCTTGGTTAAGCCGTAGACTTGGTTGTTGTGCACGAAGTGGGCGATGTTAGGGTTGCGGCGGATGGTGTGAATAAAGTGGTTGCCGCCCTCGCCATAAGTGTCGCCGTCGCCGGA contains:
- a CDS encoding 2-oxoacid ferredoxin oxidoreductase (catalyzes the coenzyme A-dependent decarboxylation of 2-oxoacids, such as pyruvate and 2-oxoglutarate) is translated as MYRPQDYLGKDPTWCPGCGNFPIRQVLADALAEAKLAPHQVLMVSGIGQAAKMPHYMRVNGFNGLHGRALPPAVGARIANHTLTVIVESGDGDTYGEGGNHFIHTIRRNPNIAHFVHNNQVYGLTKGQASPTSDIGMRTNAQPAGVFLEPFAPLAVALVMGAGFVARGFAGDKARLKELMLAAIAYPGYALVDILQPCVTFNKRNTYAWYKERGYYVEGHDTSDWDAALKLAREWGDRIPLGILYNAPRATFESHFPVLDGEPLALRPFAPAAVAKVQGEFV